A window of the Mucilaginibacter sp. cycad4 genome harbors these coding sequences:
- the odhB gene encoding 2-oxoglutarate dehydrogenase complex dihydrolipoyllysine-residue succinyltransferase, giving the protein MSLAIKVPTVGESITEVTLSSWKKKDGDHVEMDEVIAELESDKATFELTAEKAGTLKIVANEGDVLPIGAVVANIEDGGAEVAAPAAQPQPEVVANAPAPAPVAAVPAAASASVEIKVPPVGESITEVTLSRWIKKDGDAVAMDEAIAELESDKATFELTAEKAGTLKTIAKEGDVLAIGAVVCTIEGAGASQPATTPVTPAVVSAADESPRGGGAAESAKTYASGTPSPAAAKILAEKGVDPKSVSGSGVDGRITKGDALGAQASAAKQAAPAAQPAAAAPVATSTGGGARDEKREKMTSLRKTVAKRLVSVKNETAMLTTFNEVDMQPIMELRGKYKDKFKEKHGVGLGFMSFFTKAVTEALKDWPAVGARIEGEEIVYSNFADISIAVSAPKGLVVPVIRNADSMSLAEIEKAIVVLAGKARENKLTIPEMTGGTFTITNGGVFGSMLSTPIINAPQSAILGMHNIIERPVAVNGQVVIRPMMYLALSYDHRIIDGRESVSFLVRVKQLLEDPARLLLGV; this is encoded by the coding sequence ATGAGCTTAGCGATTAAGGTGCCTACCGTAGGCGAATCAATTACAGAAGTAACCCTTTCGAGCTGGAAAAAGAAAGACGGCGACCACGTTGAAATGGACGAGGTTATTGCCGAACTGGAATCAGACAAGGCTACTTTTGAGCTTACTGCCGAAAAAGCCGGTACTTTAAAAATCGTTGCCAATGAAGGCGATGTATTACCAATTGGCGCTGTTGTTGCCAATATTGAAGATGGCGGCGCCGAAGTTGCTGCTCCTGCAGCACAGCCACAGCCTGAAGTTGTAGCTAACGCACCTGCTCCGGCACCGGTTGCTGCGGTTCCGGCTGCTGCGTCAGCATCTGTTGAAATTAAAGTACCACCGGTAGGTGAATCTATTACTGAGGTTACTTTATCACGTTGGATTAAAAAAGATGGTGACGCTGTTGCTATGGACGAAGCTATTGCTGAGCTGGAATCAGATAAAGCGACTTTTGAACTTACTGCCGAGAAAGCAGGCACATTAAAAACAATCGCTAAAGAAGGCGATGTATTAGCTATCGGTGCTGTAGTTTGCACTATTGAAGGTGCAGGCGCATCACAACCGGCCACTACTCCGGTTACCCCGGCGGTTGTTAGCGCTGCTGACGAGTCGCCAAGGGGCGGTGGAGCTGCCGAAAGTGCTAAAACTTATGCATCAGGCACACCATCTCCTGCTGCTGCCAAAATATTAGCCGAAAAAGGTGTTGATCCAAAATCAGTTTCAGGTTCGGGTGTTGACGGCCGTATCACTAAAGGTGATGCCCTTGGTGCGCAAGCCTCTGCAGCTAAACAAGCTGCTCCGGCTGCTCAGCCTGCTGCTGCCGCTCCGGTTGCAACTTCTACAGGTGGTGGTGCCAGGGACGAGAAACGCGAAAAAATGACCTCATTGCGCAAAACCGTTGCTAAACGTTTAGTATCGGTTAAAAATGAAACGGCAATGCTTACCACCTTTAACGAGGTAGATATGCAACCGATCATGGAATTGCGCGGTAAATACAAAGATAAATTCAAAGAAAAACATGGTGTTGGCTTAGGCTTCATGTCGTTCTTTACCAAAGCTGTTACTGAGGCTTTGAAAGACTGGCCGGCTGTAGGTGCACGTATTGAAGGTGAAGAGATCGTATACAGCAATTTTGCTGATATCTCTATCGCTGTATCTGCCCCTAAAGGTTTGGTTGTTCCGGTTATCCGTAATGCTGATAGCATGAGCCTTGCCGAAATTGAAAAGGCTATCGTGGTACTTGCCGGTAAAGCCCGCGAAAATAAACTCACCATCCCTGAAATGACCGGCGGTACATTTACCATTACCAATGGTGGTGTGTTTGGTTCAATGTTATCAACCCCTATCATCAATGCGCCTCAATCGGCCATTTTAGGTATGCATAATATCATTGAGCGCCCTGTTGCCGTAAACGGTCAGGTAGTTATCCGCCCGATGATGTACCTTGCCCTGTCATATGATCACCGCATCATTGACGGCCGCGAATCGGTAAGTTTCCTGGTAAGGGTTAAACAATTGCTTGAAGATCCTGCAAGGTTGTTGTTAGGTGTATAA
- a CDS encoding ABC transporter substrate-binding protein, whose amino-acid sequence MNKLITYLLLLFTIQLCACHTDTSSNQHKTVFNINLEEGLTSLDPAFCRNHYTIWMDNQLYNGLVQINDSLKTIPCIAKSWETSADGLLYTFHLRNDVYFHDDPHFANGIGRKAVASDFAYSFGRLIDPKVASSGSWIFSDKVKDKSAFMAPDDSTFQIRLKQPFAPFLSLLTAQYCSVVPKEVVEFYGKDFRSHPVGTGPFRFKYWKEGEVLVFLKNEHYWEKDEKGNRLPYLDAIRSTFIADKQTSFLEFVKKNIDFLNDIDGSYRDDILTKAGKITQKYKGKFILNTAPYLNTIYLGMLVDTTLPIVKKSPLKILKIRQAINYAIDREKMIKYLRNSMGTPGYEGFVPEGMPGFNGTGVKGYTYDPEKARCLLRDAGYPNGKNMPEITLATTVGYRSLIEYVQGQLERIGIKTNVEITQGASLRELISKNGINFFYGSWIADYPDAENYLSVFYSKNKIPFGPNYTGFNNKRFDELFEQTYQVKDDEKRFALYRQMDNLMMEQSPIVVLYYDKLVNLYQNNISGYSLNGQNLLVLKRVVKSSF is encoded by the coding sequence ATGAATAAGCTGATCACTTACCTTTTGTTGTTATTCACAATTCAGCTTTGCGCCTGCCATACCGATACCTCTTCCAATCAGCATAAAACGGTTTTTAATATCAACCTGGAAGAAGGGCTTACTTCACTTGATCCCGCCTTTTGCCGTAACCATTATACCATATGGATGGATAACCAGCTTTATAATGGCCTGGTACAGATCAATGACAGTTTAAAAACCATTCCCTGTATAGCTAAAAGCTGGGAAACATCGGCAGATGGCTTGCTTTATACCTTTCACCTCCGCAATGATGTTTATTTTCATGACGACCCTCATTTTGCAAATGGTATAGGCCGAAAGGCAGTGGCTTCAGATTTTGCCTATAGCTTCGGTCGTTTGATCGATCCAAAAGTGGCCTCATCCGGCTCATGGATCTTCAGCGATAAGGTAAAGGACAAAAGCGCGTTCATGGCGCCCGATGACAGCACTTTTCAAATCAGGCTAAAACAACCTTTTGCGCCGTTTTTAAGTTTGCTTACTGCGCAATATTGTTCTGTAGTACCCAAAGAGGTAGTCGAGTTTTATGGCAAGGATTTCAGGAGCCATCCGGTAGGTACCGGCCCTTTCAGGTTTAAATACTGGAAAGAAGGTGAAGTACTGGTGTTTTTAAAAAACGAGCATTACTGGGAAAAGGATGAAAAAGGTAACCGCCTGCCCTACCTCGATGCTATCCGCTCCACCTTTATTGCTGATAAGCAAACCTCGTTCCTGGAGTTTGTAAAAAAGAATATCGATTTTTTGAATGATATCGACGGCAGCTATCGCGATGATATCCTCACCAAAGCAGGCAAGATAACGCAAAAATATAAGGGTAAGTTTATACTCAATACCGCTCCTTACCTGAACACCATTTACCTGGGTATGCTGGTGGATACCACTTTACCCATTGTAAAAAAATCCCCTTTAAAAATACTTAAGATCAGACAGGCCATCAACTACGCCATCGACCGCGAAAAGATGATCAAATATCTGCGCAACAGTATGGGTACACCGGGCTATGAAGGTTTTGTGCCCGAAGGCATGCCTGGTTTTAATGGGACGGGAGTAAAAGGCTATACTTACGACCCGGAAAAAGCCCGTTGCCTGCTTCGTGATGCCGGTTATCCCAATGGTAAAAACATGCCCGAAATTACCCTGGCTACCACCGTTGGGTACCGCAGTTTAATAGAATATGTACAGGGCCAACTGGAACGTATCGGCATAAAAACAAATGTAGAGATAACCCAGGGTGCAAGTTTACGTGAGCTGATCTCCAAGAACGGCATCAACTTTTTTTATGGTTCGTGGATAGCCGATTATCCCGATGCCGAAAACTATCTTTCGGTATTTTATTCCAAAAACAAAATCCCTTTCGGCCCAAATTACACCGGGTTCAACAACAAAAGGTTCGATGAACTTTTTGAGCAAACCTACCAGGTAAAAGATGATGAAAAACGCTTCGCCCTCTATCGCCAAATGGACAACCTAATGATGGAGCAATCGCCCATTGTAGTATTATACTATGATAAACTGGTAAATCTATACCAAAACAACATCAGCGGTTATAGTCTCAACGGGCAAAATTTGTTAGTGCTAAAGAGGGTGGTGAAGAGTTCGTTTTAG
- a CDS encoding Fic family protein produces the protein MEIVNLIEKYNDLGITDVIDHDRFNLISIDYHSTRIEGSTLTEVETQVLINEGRTPNGKPLEDSLMVTDHHAALLFTIKNAKAKRALSVPLLKEINAMVMKNTGKVYNTMLGTVDSRTGAFRKGNVTAGISYFPNFDKVERLTNELVNKLNESISSPLSIAEQINLSFDAHFNLVSIHPYYDGNGRTSRLLMNYIQAYYNLPLAMVRSENKVAYIQALIDTREQENIEVFREFMAGEYSFLINQEIGKFEEMKKPSKGGGFTFLF, from the coding sequence ATGGAAATAGTTAACCTCATAGAAAAATACAACGACCTTGGCATAACCGATGTAATTGACCATGATCGGTTTAACCTTATTTCAATTGACTATCACTCCACACGGATCGAAGGCTCAACATTGACAGAGGTAGAAACACAAGTGCTGATCAATGAAGGGCGTACTCCCAACGGCAAGCCGTTGGAAGACAGCCTGATGGTAACAGATCATCACGCGGCCCTCCTTTTTACAATTAAAAATGCAAAAGCAAAAAGAGCATTATCAGTACCTCTGTTAAAGGAGATAAATGCAATGGTTATGAAAAATACCGGCAAGGTTTACAATACTATGCTCGGCACAGTTGATTCACGAACCGGGGCATTCCGAAAAGGCAATGTTACTGCAGGCATTTCCTATTTTCCTAATTTCGATAAAGTAGAACGTTTGACGAATGAATTGGTAAATAAGCTTAACGAGTCTATCAGTTCCCCCCTGTCTATCGCAGAACAAATCAACCTATCCTTCGATGCGCATTTCAATCTTGTAAGCATACATCCTTATTATGATGGCAACGGACGTACTTCGCGATTATTAATGAACTACATTCAGGCCTATTACAATCTTCCATTGGCAATGGTACGGAGTGAAAATAAAGTAGCCTATATCCAGGCGCTGATTGATACCCGCGAACAGGAAAATATTGAAGTATTTCGTGAGTTCATGGCAGGCGAGTATTCTTTTTTGATCAATCAGGAAATTGGAAAGTTTGAAGAAATGAAAAAGCCCTCAAAAGGCGGTGGCTTTACTTTTTTATTTTAG
- a CDS encoding glycoside hydrolase family 19 protein yields MPGTKEFYDTIRASVFKGHISQSQVDGIETILKAAADAGITDQRKVAYMLGTVYHECAGTMQPINEFGKGKGHPYGEKFKMGGGPGHRIPYTTPDQLYYGRGFVQLTWYENYDAMGKHLHLDLLNHPELALQPDIAANIMIEGMTKGMFTGVGLGKYFDVTHADWINARRIINGNDHDVLIAGYAKHFYKGLTGIDA; encoded by the coding sequence ATGCCAGGTACAAAAGAATTTTATGACACCATTCGTGCGTCTGTATTTAAAGGCCACATTTCACAAAGCCAGGTCGATGGCATCGAAACCATTTTAAAAGCCGCAGCAGACGCCGGCATTACCGATCAACGCAAAGTAGCCTACATGCTGGGTACAGTTTACCATGAATGCGCAGGCACCATGCAGCCGATAAATGAGTTTGGCAAAGGGAAAGGCCATCCCTATGGCGAAAAATTTAAAATGGGCGGGGGGCCTGGTCACCGTATTCCTTATACAACGCCCGATCAGCTTTACTATGGTCGCGGTTTTGTGCAATTAACCTGGTACGAGAACTATGATGCCATGGGCAAACATTTACATCTCGACCTGCTCAACCATCCCGAGCTGGCGCTTCAGCCTGATATAGCAGCCAATATTATGATTGAAGGGATGACAAAAGGCATGTTTACCGGCGTTGGCTTAGGCAAATACTTTGATGTCACCCATGCCGACTGGATCAACGCCCGCCGCATCATTAACGGAAATGATCACGATGTGCTGATAGCAGGTTATGCCAAACATTTTTATAAGGGATTGACTGGTATTGATGCGTAG
- the uvrA gene encoding excinuclease ABC subunit UvrA gives MSKEAEKDPQKHIIIKGARVHNLKNLDVAIPKNKLVVVTGMSGSGKSSLAFDTLYAEGQRRYVESLSSYARQFLGRMNKPDVDYIKGIAPAIAIEQKVITSNPRSTVGTSTEIYDYLKLLFSRIGKTISPISGNIVKKDSVTDVVNFVLSLPNETQVTILAPLHPHNNRSLKEELAVLMQKGFVRVEYNGKLSRIESLLEDQAVENVPLVAAEPAVEIKKTKAKKNTPETAEADQQTVVRIVVDRVTKNEEDETISRLGDSIQTAFFEGKGDCFVRFQEPDGDTEHERFFCDRFELDGLKFEEPTPNFFSFNNPYGACKKCEGYGKVIGIDEDLVIPDKSKSIYEGAIAPWRGEKMREWNDALVRHALKFDFPIHRQYNQLTEKEQRLLWKGNKFFRGLDEFFKEMEEQTYKIQYRVLLSRYRGKTTCPECKGSRLRMDASYVKINEKSITDVVLMPLDKAFEFFKSLELSETDAKIGKRLLMEITNRLGFLNDVGLSYLTLNRLSNTLSGGESQRINLATSLGSSLVGSVYVLDEPSIGLHPRDTQRLISVLKSLRDVGNTVLVVEHEEEIMKAADHIIDIGPEAGTHGGELIFTGTYNEIIKDDKSLTGKYLSGREEIAIPASRRKWHDFIEIKGARENNLKHVNAKFPLGVLTVVTGVSGSGKTSLVKRILAPAVQKALGNYSGEQTGSYDAIDGDYSKIEQVELVDQNPIGRSSRSNPVTYVKAWDEIRNLYAAQPAAKAAGLKPSAFSFNVEGGRCDVCQGEGEVKIEMQFMADIFLTCETCGGHRFKQHILDIQYKEKNVSEILNMTIDEAVEFFAKEPKIIAKIKPLVDVGLGYVQLGQSSNTLSGGEAQRIKLASFLVKGNNTNKTLFIFDEPTTGLHFADIKKLLKSFDALLDHGNTIIVIEHNMDVIKCADWVIDIGPEGGDRGGKVVFEGVPEELLKQKDSYTGKFLKERF, from the coding sequence ATGAGTAAAGAAGCAGAAAAAGATCCGCAAAAACATATTATCATAAAAGGCGCAAGGGTGCACAACCTTAAAAACCTTGATGTGGCTATTCCCAAAAATAAACTGGTGGTAGTTACCGGCATGTCGGGCTCGGGCAAATCATCGCTCGCTTTCGATACTTTGTACGCCGAGGGTCAGCGCCGCTACGTGGAAAGCCTTTCATCATATGCCCGCCAGTTTTTGGGCCGTATGAACAAGCCCGATGTTGATTATATTAAGGGTATTGCGCCAGCCATAGCCATTGAGCAAAAGGTAATTACTTCAAACCCACGCTCAACTGTTGGCACATCAACCGAGATCTATGATTATCTGAAACTGCTTTTTTCACGCATCGGTAAAACCATATCACCCATATCGGGCAACATTGTGAAGAAAGATTCGGTGACCGACGTGGTGAACTTTGTGCTTTCATTGCCTAACGAAACCCAGGTAACCATTCTTGCTCCCCTGCACCCGCACAATAACCGGAGCCTTAAAGAAGAACTTGCCGTATTAATGCAGAAGGGCTTTGTACGTGTTGAATATAACGGCAAACTTTCGCGCATTGAATCGCTGCTTGAGGACCAGGCCGTGGAAAACGTACCGCTCGTAGCAGCTGAGCCTGCGGTTGAGATCAAAAAAACGAAAGCAAAAAAAAACACCCCGGAAACTGCGGAAGCAGACCAGCAAACCGTTGTACGCATAGTTGTTGACCGCGTTACCAAGAATGAAGAAGACGAAACTATTAGCCGCTTAGGCGATTCGATACAAACGGCCTTCTTTGAAGGCAAAGGCGATTGTTTTGTCCGCTTCCAGGAACCTGACGGCGATACCGAACATGAGCGCTTTTTTTGCGACCGTTTTGAGTTAGACGGATTGAAGTTTGAAGAGCCAACTCCAAACTTTTTCAGCTTTAATAATCCATACGGCGCCTGCAAAAAATGCGAAGGTTATGGCAAGGTGATTGGCATTGATGAAGACCTGGTTATTCCGGATAAAAGCAAATCTATTTACGAGGGAGCTATTGCCCCCTGGCGCGGCGAAAAAATGCGCGAATGGAACGATGCACTGGTAAGGCACGCCTTAAAGTTCGACTTTCCTATCCACCGTCAATACAATCAGCTAACCGAAAAAGAACAACGCCTTTTATGGAAAGGCAATAAGTTTTTCCGTGGTCTTGATGAGTTTTTCAAGGAGATGGAGGAGCAAACCTATAAAATCCAGTACCGTGTTTTGCTCTCGCGATACAGGGGCAAAACTACCTGTCCGGAGTGCAAGGGCAGCCGTTTGCGGATGGATGCCTCCTACGTAAAGATCAACGAAAAGTCGATAACCGATGTGGTACTGATGCCGCTGGATAAAGCGTTTGAATTTTTTAAATCACTTGAACTCAGTGAAACAGATGCCAAAATCGGTAAACGTTTGCTGATGGAAATAACCAACCGCCTCGGCTTTTTAAATGATGTAGGCTTGAGCTATTTAACACTCAACCGTTTATCAAATACATTATCGGGCGGTGAATCACAGCGCATTAACCTGGCTACTTCACTGGGCAGCAGCCTGGTAGGTTCCGTTTATGTACTGGATGAGCCAAGCATTGGTTTGCACCCGCGCGATACCCAACGATTGATCAGCGTATTAAAATCCCTCCGCGATGTAGGCAACACGGTATTGGTTGTTGAGCACGAGGAAGAGATCATGAAAGCTGCCGACCACATCATTGATATTGGCCCGGAGGCCGGTACCCATGGCGGGGAGCTGATCTTTACCGGTACCTATAACGAAATTATAAAAGACGATAAAAGCCTCACCGGCAAATACCTGAGCGGCAGGGAAGAAATTGCTATCCCCGCAAGCCGCCGCAAATGGCACGATTTTATTGAAATAAAAGGCGCGCGCGAAAACAACCTGAAACATGTAAACGCCAAATTTCCGTTAGGCGTACTTACTGTTGTTACCGGCGTATCCGGCTCGGGTAAAACCAGTTTGGTAAAACGTATCCTTGCTCCTGCAGTTCAAAAAGCCTTAGGAAACTATTCGGGCGAACAAACGGGCTCATATGATGCCATTGACGGTGATTACAGCAAAATTGAACAGGTTGAACTGGTCGACCAAAACCCGATAGGCCGTTCATCGCGCTCAAACCCGGTTACTTATGTTAAAGCCTGGGACGAGATCCGCAACCTGTACGCCGCTCAGCCGGCAGCAAAAGCCGCCGGGTTAAAACCTTCGGCGTTTTCCTTTAATGTTGAGGGGGGCCGCTGCGATGTTTGCCAGGGCGAAGGGGAAGTCAAAATAGAGATGCAGTTCATGGCTGATATCTTCCTTACCTGCGAAACCTGCGGGGGCCATCGTTTTAAGCAGCATATCTTAGATATCCAATACAAAGAAAAAAACGTATCGGAGATCCTGAACATGACCATTGATGAGGCTGTTGAGTTTTTTGCCAAAGAGCCTAAGATCATCGCTAAAATAAAACCGTTGGTTGATGTTGGTTTGGGTTATGTACAATTGGGGCAGTCGTCAAATACCCTATCAGGAGGCGAAGCACAGCGTATCAAGCTGGCATCGTTCCTGGTAAAAGGCAATAACACCAATAAAACATTGTTTATTTTTGATGAACCTACCACCGGTTTGCACTTTGCCGATATTAAAAAACTGCTGAAATCATTTGATGCATTGCTTGATCATGGCAATACCATCATTGTTATTGAGCATAACATGGATGTGATCAAATGTGCCGACTGGGTTATCGATATTGGCCCGGAAGGTGGTGACCGTGGCGGTAAGGTAGTATTTGAGGGCGTTCCCGAAGAGCTTTTAAAACAAAAAGACAGCTACACAGGCAAGTTTTTGAAAGAGCGGTTTTAA
- a CDS encoding RNA polymerase sigma factor encodes MDFQLKSDQDLIHLYVAGDEAGLVELIRRYQSKIYTSIYLLVKDEYLAEDIFQDAFIKVINTLKAGKYNEEGKFLPWVTRIAHNLVIDHFRREKRAPMISNGDDFDIFEVLGNYDESTEDKMVRDQTHKDLKALIQLLPSEQKEVLIMRHFGDMSFKEIADITDVSINTALGRMRYALNNLRKMMQSKELSLKN; translated from the coding sequence ATGGATTTTCAATTGAAGAGTGATCAGGATCTAATCCATCTATATGTAGCCGGCGATGAAGCCGGTTTGGTAGAATTGATAAGGCGTTACCAATCAAAAATATATACTTCTATTTATCTGCTGGTAAAAGATGAATACCTTGCTGAAGATATTTTTCAGGATGCATTTATAAAGGTGATTAACACCCTTAAAGCCGGCAAATATAATGAGGAAGGTAAATTTTTGCCTTGGGTAACCCGTATTGCACATAACCTGGTGATTGACCATTTTCGCCGCGAAAAACGTGCGCCTATGATCAGCAATGGCGATGATTTCGACATTTTTGAAGTGCTTGGTAATTATGATGAAAGTACCGAGGATAAAATGGTTAGGGACCAAACCCATAAGGATCTTAAAGCGCTGATCCAATTGCTTCCATCCGAACAAAAGGAGGTGCTCATTATGCGCCATTTCGGCGATATGAGTTTTAAAGAGATTGCCGATATTACTGATGTTAGTATCAATACCGCTCTTGGCCGTATGCGTTATGCCCTTAATAACCTCCGCAAAATGATGCAGAGCAAAGAGCTTAGCCTGAAAAATTAG
- the nth gene encoding endonuclease III: MLKAERYRHFVDYFSKNQPNPVTELHYNNPFQLLVAVILSAQCTDKRINQVTPALFERFPTPQDLAAATSDEVFAYIRSVSYPNNKAKHLVGMGKMLVEVFNGEIPSGIENLQKLPGVGRKTANVIASVIFEEPAMAVDTHVFRVANRIGLTNNARTPLAVEKQLVQNIPKEYIGIAHHWLILHGRYICLARSPKCDVCPLTWFCWYYERNNTEAALQRAEAAKVKKAKEAKKKKALNTISKELKKRSVEN, from the coding sequence ATGCTAAAAGCCGAACGCTACCGCCATTTTGTTGATTATTTTTCTAAAAACCAGCCTAACCCGGTTACGGAGCTGCATTATAATAACCCATTTCAGTTATTGGTGGCCGTTATACTTTCGGCACAGTGTACGGATAAGCGCATTAACCAGGTAACGCCGGCACTGTTTGAGCGTTTCCCAACCCCGCAAGATTTGGCCGCTGCAACATCCGACGAGGTTTTTGCATACATCCGGTCTGTAAGTTATCCTAATAACAAAGCCAAACATTTGGTAGGCATGGGCAAAATGCTTGTGGAAGTTTTTAATGGCGAAATACCCTCCGGGATCGAAAACCTGCAAAAGTTACCCGGTGTAGGCCGTAAAACAGCCAATGTAATTGCCTCTGTTATTTTTGAAGAACCGGCCATGGCTGTTGATACGCATGTTTTTAGGGTGGCCAACCGCATTGGCCTTACCAATAATGCCCGTACCCCGCTGGCTGTTGAAAAACAGTTGGTACAAAATATCCCTAAAGAATATATCGGAATTGCACATCACTGGCTTATATTGCACGGGCGGTATATTTGTTTAGCGCGAAGCCCTAAATGCGATGTTTGTCCGTTAACGTGGTTTTGCTGGTATTATGAACGTAACAATACTGAAGCCGCGCTGCAACGGGCCGAAGCTGCTAAAGTTAAGAAAGCCAAAGAAGCTAAAAAGAAAAAGGCACTTAATACTATAAGTAAGGAATTGAAGAAGAGGAGTGTGGAGAATTAG
- the recA gene encoding recombinase RecA, with the protein MANIDKNSADKLKALQLTLDKLEKSYGKGTIMKLGESVIEQTEVISTGSLGLDIALGVNGLPKGRIIEIYGPESSGKTTLAIHAIAESQKNGGIAAFIDAEHAFDRFYAKKLGVDVENLLISQPDNGEQALEIADNLIRSGAIDILVIDSVAALVPKAEIEGEMGDSKMGLHARLMSQALRKLTGTISKTGCCCIFINQLRDKIGVMFGNPETTTGGNALKFYASVRLDVRRISQIKDTDEVSGNRVKVKIVKNKVAPPFRIAEFDIMFGEGISKAGEIIDLGVEYNIIKKAGSWFSYGETRLGQGRDAVKQLILDNPELQEELENKIKETVTGESMEEV; encoded by the coding sequence ATGGCTAACATAGATAAAAATAGCGCTGATAAATTGAAGGCATTACAGCTTACGTTAGATAAGCTGGAAAAATCATACGGTAAAGGTACCATCATGAAATTGGGCGAATCCGTAATTGAACAAACTGAAGTTATATCAACCGGCTCATTAGGGCTTGATATTGCTTTGGGAGTTAACGGTTTGCCTAAAGGAAGGATCATTGAAATCTACGGGCCTGAATCGTCAGGTAAAACGACTTTGGCTATCCATGCTATTGCCGAATCGCAAAAGAACGGTGGTATCGCCGCCTTTATTGATGCGGAGCATGCTTTCGACCGTTTTTATGCCAAGAAATTAGGCGTAGATGTTGAGAACCTCCTGATCTCTCAACCGGATAACGGTGAACAGGCGCTGGAGATTGCCGATAACCTGATCCGCTCGGGCGCTATTGATATTTTGGTTATTGACTCTGTTGCGGCGTTGGTGCCCAAAGCCGAGATTGAAGGTGAAATGGGCGATTCAAAAATGGGCCTGCATGCACGTTTAATGTCACAGGCATTACGTAAGCTAACCGGTACCATTAGTAAAACAGGATGTTGCTGTATCTTTATTAATCAGCTGCGCGATAAGATCGGCGTTATGTTTGGTAACCCTGAAACTACAACGGGTGGTAATGCATTGAAATTTTATGCTTCAGTGCGTTTGGATGTTCGCCGGATCTCGCAAATTAAAGATACCGACGAGGTTTCAGGTAACCGTGTAAAAGTTAAGATCGTCAAAAATAAAGTTGCTCCGCCATTCCGCATAGCTGAGTTTGATATCATGTTTGGCGAAGGTATTTCAAAAGCAGGCGAGATCATTGACCTGGGTGTTGAATACAACATTATTAAAAAAGCAGGCTCATGGTTTAGCTATGGCGAAACCCGTTTGGGCCAGGGTCGCGATGCTGTTAAACAACTGATCCTTGATAATCCTGAGCTACAGGAAGAATTGGAAAATAAGATCAAAGAAACGGTAACCGGCGAAAGCATGGAAGAAGTTTAA
- a CDS encoding transposase — MSRNYKFHNQEFPYFVTFTVVQWIDVFTRIEYKDILVESLKYCVKNKGLKLYAWIIKSNHVHLIIGTTDKPMQDILRDIKRHTSKTITKAIAENLQESRRKWLLWFFEREGRKDPGNEHYKFWQSGNHPIELFGDKMIDQKLDYLHNNPVVAGWVDRPEHFLYSSARDYIGDKGLIDIELMC, encoded by the coding sequence ATGAGCCGCAATTATAAATTCCACAATCAGGAGTTTCCCTATTTTGTAACCTTCACCGTTGTGCAATGGATAGATGTATTTACCAGAATTGAATACAAAGATATCCTTGTTGAAAGCTTGAAATATTGCGTCAAAAACAAAGGGCTCAAGTTATATGCCTGGATAATCAAGAGCAACCATGTACACTTAATTATCGGAACAACGGATAAACCAATGCAGGATATCTTAAGGGATATCAAAAGGCATACTTCTAAAACTATCACCAAAGCCATTGCCGAAAATTTGCAGGAGAGCAGGCGCAAGTGGTTGCTTTGGTTCTTTGAACGGGAGGGAAGGAAGGATCCTGGCAACGAGCATTACAAGTTTTGGCAATCGGGTAACCATCCAATTGAGTTATTTGGCGATAAAATGATCGATCAAAAGCTTGATTATTTGCATAATAATCCTGTTGTGGCTGGTTGGGTTGATCGGCCGGAGCATTTTCTTTATAGCAGTGCGAGGGATTATATCGGTGATAAAGGTTTGATTGATATTGAATTGATGTGTTAA